The Pseudomonadota bacterium genome has a segment encoding these proteins:
- a CDS encoding sigma 54-interacting transcriptional regulator, which yields MDIAKLVPESALPLTIETGVPIVGRIFEVRGVKRIGAVYPLKIKGEIVGGVGKIIFHTLEEVERINNKIQRLKKEIHYFKQKEQSEYSSVYTFDNILGKSQAINEAIENAKNISYLNIDVLIVGESGTGKELFAHSIHSASGSNKPFVKINCPAIPFELAESELFGYEKGAFTGALPSGKAGYFEIASNGTAFLDEMSTLPLSIQAKLLRVLEEREIERLGGTKAKKINFRVISTTNIDLKHLLNEGKFRQDLYYRVAKAIVYIPPLRERREDIPIYVDHFLKKILHSFKIQPKAISDEVMDILYNYDWPGNVRELINVMEQIIIKALHSDVIRKEHVPSEIFQHMDESHKTNQTYNSINIKKEVTTKEKELIISALNHTRGNKRKAAILLAMPRSTLYEKLKKYNIEFL from the coding sequence ATGGATATTGCAAAACTCGTACCCGAGTCAGCACTTCCATTGACAATAGAGACAGGTGTACCAATTGTTGGAAGGATATTTGAAGTGAGGGGGGTCAAGAGAATAGGCGCTGTATATCCTTTAAAGATAAAAGGGGAAATCGTTGGGGGTGTTGGTAAGATAATATTCCATACACTTGAAGAAGTTGAAAGGATAAACAATAAAATACAGAGACTCAAGAAAGAGATACACTACTTTAAACAGAAAGAACAGAGTGAATATAGCTCAGTTTATACCTTTGACAACATACTCGGAAAAAGCCAGGCAATAAATGAGGCTATTGAAAATGCAAAAAATATTTCCTACCTCAATATCGATGTCCTTATCGTGGGAGAGAGCGGAACAGGTAAGGAATTGTTTGCCCACAGCATTCACAGTGCCTCTGGCTCAAATAAACCTTTTGTAAAGATAAACTGTCCCGCTATTCCATTTGAACTTGCAGAGTCAGAACTTTTTGGATACGAAAAAGGGGCATTCACCGGGGCGCTGCCTTCGGGAAAGGCAGGCTACTTTGAAATAGCCAGCAATGGAACAGCATTTTTAGATGAAATGTCTACGTTACCGCTTTCAATTCAGGCAAAACTCCTCCGGGTTCTCGAAGAAAGGGAGATAGAACGGCTGGGAGGTACTAAGGCGAAAAAGATAAACTTCAGGGTGATTTCAACAACAAACATAGATTTAAAACATCTCTTGAATGAAGGAAAATTTCGCCAGGACCTCTATTACAGGGTTGCAAAGGCTATTGTTTACATTCCTCCCTTGAGAGAAAGGAGGGAAGATATACCCATTTATGTTGATCACTTTCTTAAAAAAATTCTCCATTCATTCAAAATACAACCGAAGGCCATATCTGACGAGGTAATGGACATTCTTTATAATTATGACTGGCCTGGTAATGTAAGGGAATTAATAAATGTAATGGAACAAATTATTATTAAGGCGCTCCATTCCGATGTTATAAGGAAGGAGCATGTTCCTTCCGAGATTTTCCAGCATATGGATGAGTCCCATAAAACAAACCAAACTTACAACTCTATAAATATCAAAAAAGAAGTAACAACAAAAGAGAAAGAATTAATTATTTCTGCCTTAAACCATACAAGAGGGAACAAGCGAAAGGCAGCTATACTGCTTGCCATGCCCAGATCCACTTTATATGAAAAATTAAAGAAATATAATATCGAATTTCTCT
- a CDS encoding TAXI family TRAP transporter solute-binding subunit encodes MKKVSCTFIHVCLIFMIGLFFLGAGPEKPNPDKSWPKTYAIGSGTGAVYYAIAGGIGAISEKYLGVAGIPSKTSGAEETARLLHRGDMQLGFITPDVGYDCVRGIGNFKKTGALKVRAVLQDFPLGYNITTLEGKGINSPADFKGRAGYLSSRGSPIMRIFAKDMLAAYGLKEGDLKASLMFDTHDEAQEALLVGKVDFFLNCAPHPSAKWTELAATHPMKIINIDEEHMNKMIKNIPYMFPLKVPGGTYKTMPKDVTVMAFSSIVCGNADLPDSFVYELTKAVWSNFEEFKKYHAGAKYFSTEAVKRVSYIPYHPGAIKYYKEIGVWTKELDERQNKLLAELKVKR; translated from the coding sequence ATGAAAAAGGTGAGTTGTACTTTTATCCACGTATGTTTAATCTTTATGATTGGCCTTTTCTTTTTGGGGGCTGGGCCTGAGAAGCCGAACCCTGATAAGAGCTGGCCTAAAACATATGCAATAGGTTCCGGGACGGGTGCAGTTTACTATGCTATAGCCGGTGGGATAGGGGCCATATCGGAGAAATATCTGGGTGTTGCCGGGATCCCTTCGAAAACGTCAGGAGCAGAGGAGACAGCACGGTTACTTCACAGGGGCGACATGCAGTTGGGTTTTATAACCCCTGACGTGGGCTATGACTGTGTTCGAGGCATAGGTAATTTCAAAAAAACAGGAGCCCTTAAAGTAAGGGCGGTACTGCAGGATTTTCCCTTAGGTTACAATATAACCACTTTAGAGGGAAAAGGGATTAACTCACCTGCAGACTTCAAAGGTAGAGCTGGTTACTTGTCGTCTCGTGGCTCCCCTATAATGAGGATCTTTGCAAAAGACATGTTGGCAGCTTATGGTCTGAAAGAAGGAGACCTCAAGGCTTCTTTAATGTTTGATACCCATGATGAGGCACAGGAAGCACTCTTAGTGGGGAAGGTAGATTTTTTTCTTAACTGTGCACCTCATCCCTCCGCCAAGTGGACTGAGCTGGCAGCAACACACCCGATGAAAATTATCAATATTGATGAGGAACACATGAATAAAATGATCAAGAACATCCCTTACATGTTTCCCTTGAAGGTACCCGGTGGGACGTATAAAACCATGCCGAAGGATGTCACGGTTATGGCATTCTCCTCCATCGTTTGCGGGAACGCAGACCTTCCCGATAGTTTTGTCTATGAGCTTACCAAGGCAGTATGGAGTAACTTCGAGGAATTCAAGAAATACCACGCAGGGGCAAAGTACTTCAGTACCGAAGCTGTGAAGAGGGTGAGCTACATCCCTTACCACCCTGGAGCGATAAAGTACTACAAGGAGATAGGCGTATGGACGAAGGAGCTTGATGAGAGGCAGAATAAACTCCTTGCCGAGCTCAAGGTCAAACGATAG